GTCCCGCCGGCCGGTGGCGCCGGGTCGGTGCCGAGCATCATCTTTTCTGCCAGCGCGCGCAGGCGCTGGCGGTCCTTGGCCGGCAGCTCCTCGATGGCGCGCGCCTTGTCGCGCCGAACCTGCATGGCCTGGCGGATGATGTCTTCGCGGGTGGGCTTCGGGGGCGCCGCCTCGGCGGCGTCGGCCTCGGCTTTATCCGGCGTCTTGGCCGGGACCGGGGCCTGGGCCGGCCCGGCGACGGCCGCGTTCATGTGGACGGCGGCCTGTTTCATGGCGGCTGCGGCCTCGCCCATCTCGGTGGCGGCATCCTTCAGTTCGGCGGCGGCGGCCTTTTTCGGCCCGGCGGCGGGCTTCTTCTTTGCCTTGGCCCGCTTGCCCTTGAACAGCCTGGAAAGCCATTTGGCCATGAACGTCCCCGCCTGACGATTGATCGGCCCGCCCATCCTAGCGGTTTCGCCTTGCCGGTGCCACCCGGACGGGCGGGCGGGCGCTTTCATGAAAATTTGTCTGGCTCTCGGCGCGATCCCTTTCATATGCTGCCGCCATGAATCACACCCATCCCATGCGAAACGCCAAAATCGTCGCCACCCTCGGGCCCGCCAGCGCGGCTCCCGAACGGATCGCCGAGTTGTTCAAGGCCGGCGCCAACGTGTTCAGGCTGAACTTCAGCCACGGCAGCCATGCCGACCACGCGCGCACCCACCAGGCCATCCGCCGCCTCGAGGAGGAGGCGGGACGGCCCATCGGCATTCTGATGGACCTGCAGGGGCCGAAGCTCCGGGTCGGACGCATCGCCGGGGGCAAGACCAGGCTGGTGACCGGGCGGCCCTTCCGGCTGGACCTGTCGCCCGAGCCCGGCGACGACGCCCGGGCGCCGCTTCTCCATCCCGAAGTGTTCGCGGCGCTGGCGCCCGAGATGGCCCTGCTGCTGGCCGACGGCACGCTGCGCCTGCGGGTGGTCCGCTGCGGCCCCGATTTCGCCGAGACCGAGGTGGAGGTCGGCGGCGAACTGTCGGACCACAAGGGCGTCAACCTGCCCAATGCCGTGCTCGACATCTCGCCTTTGACCGACAAGGACCGGGCCGACCTCGCCTACGGCCTCGACCTCGGGGTCGACTGGGTGGCGCTGTCGTTCGTCCAGCGGGCCGACGACGTGGCCGAATTGCGCAAGCTGGTGGGCGGCAGGGCCGGCGTCTTGGCCAAGCTGGAGAAGCCGGCGGCCATCGACGAGCTTTATGACATCGTCGATCTGGCCGACGCCATCATGGTGGCGCGCGGCGACTTGGGCGTCGAGGTGCCGCCCGAGGACGTGCCGATCCTGCAAAAGCGCATCATCCGGGCCTGCCGGCGGGCCGGCAAGCCGGTGATCGTCGCCACCCAGATGCTGGATTCCATGGTCCATTCGCCGGTGCCGACGCGGGCCGAGGCTTCCGACGTGGCGACCGCCGTCTACGACGGCGCCGACGCCGTCATGTTGTCGGCGGAAACCGCGGTCGGTGCCTATGCCGCCGAATCGGTCGGCATGATGAGCCGCATCATCCATCGGGTGGAGCGCGACCCGCTGTATCGGCCGCTGATCGACACCCAGCGCCGCGAGCCGCAACCGACGGCGGAGGACGCCATCTCGGCGGCGGCGCGCCAGGTCGCCCATACCATTTCGGCGGCGGCCATCGCCACTTTCACGTCGACCGGCTCGACCACGCTGCGGGCGGCGCGCGAGCGTCCCGAGGTGCCGATCCTGGGGTTGACGACGACCGACCAGACGGCCCGGCGCCTGACCCTGGCCTGGGGGGTGTATCCGGTCCGCGCGCGCGCCGTCACGCGCGTCGTCGAAATGGTCGCGGAGGCGACGCGCGCCGCCCGCGAGGAAGGCTTCGCGGATACCGGCGACCTGGTGGTGGTGACGGCGGGGATGCCGTTCGGCACGCCCGGCACCACAAACCTGCTGCGCATCGCCGAGATCGACTAGCCGGCCCAGACATCGTCGCAAAAGAAAACCCCGCCCGACTGGCCGAAGCCGATCGGGCGGGGTGCTTTCAGGCTTTCGCCTCAGACCGCCGTCACGAACCGACGAGCGGCGGCATCATGCCATTGTGGAAGATCCACGCCACCAAATAGGCGATGGGGGCGATGATGAAGATCAGCGAGACGCCATAGAGCAGAGCCATGCGGCCCAGGCCCTTCAGCTTGCTGAAGTCGCTCAGCACGCCCAGCGACACGAAGGTCATGGCGAAGAACATCGAGCGCATCGGGCTTTGGACGGAGCTGGCGCCGACCTTGAGGTCCTTGACCACTTCCGGCCAGATCGAGGCGATGGCGATGACCGAGAACCAGCAGAAAAGATAGCCGAGCACGAACTTCGGGAAGCGGAACCATACTTCCGAGACCGGCACGTGCGTCTGGCCGGGCTGCCGTTCCACCTTGTAGACCCACAGCAGGGCCAGCAGGAAGGCCCACACGCCGATGAAGATGTCGATCCAGACCTTGGTCATCAGGGCGGCGGTCAGGATCCAGTCCTTCTGCCACATGACGCCCTTGCCGGCAGCCTGGGCAACCATCAATTGATCGAGGATGGCGCCGGCCGCGGCATCGGCGCCGTCGGTCTTCACGGTCATGCCCATGGCCGCGCCATTGACGATCGGCTGGTCGGGAGCGACGGCCGTGTAGAAGCCGGGCAGAACGACCAATTCGATCATCGCGTAGACGACGACCAGGGTGGATACCAGGGCGGGAATGA
The window above is part of the Shumkonia mesophila genome. Proteins encoded here:
- the pyk gene encoding pyruvate kinase, translated to MNHTHPMRNAKIVATLGPASAAPERIAELFKAGANVFRLNFSHGSHADHARTHQAIRRLEEEAGRPIGILMDLQGPKLRVGRIAGGKTRLVTGRPFRLDLSPEPGDDARAPLLHPEVFAALAPEMALLLADGTLRLRVVRCGPDFAETEVEVGGELSDHKGVNLPNAVLDISPLTDKDRADLAYGLDLGVDWVALSFVQRADDVAELRKLVGGRAGVLAKLEKPAAIDELYDIVDLADAIMVARGDLGVEVPPEDVPILQKRIIRACRRAGKPVIVATQMLDSMVHSPVPTRAEASDVATAVYDGADAVMLSAETAVGAYAAESVGMMSRIIHRVERDPLYRPLIDTQRREPQPTAEDAISAAARQVAHTISAAAIATFTSTGSTTLRAARERPEVPILGLTTTDQTARRLTLAWGVYPVRARAVTRVVEMVAEATRAAREEGFADTGDLVVVTAGMPFGTPGTTNLLRIAEID